The following proteins come from a genomic window of Fontisubflavum oceani:
- a CDS encoding MFS transporter codes for MAWLLLKQNRNYRLLFSGAGASNLSDGVGALAFPWLATLISTNPFDLALVAFATRLPWFLLSLPVGVITDRADRQRLMVRADLVRMALAFGVVALIAAGPPLPAGENATWMIAALAGLAFLMGAAEVVRDNAAQTALPSLVEKRDLETANGQIWSIEQIMGSFVGPPLAGLLIALAVPAPFLFEAIGFALAAFAVWAIAFPPRLNRGLPAGFWVELIEGAKWIRQHGVLLQLAIMLGLMNALSLAAMTYLVLFAQDILALEAVGYGILLTAGAAGGVTGGSAALGSPRASVRSKA; via the coding sequence ATGGCGTGGCTCCTCCTGAAACAGAACCGGAACTACCGCTTGCTTTTCTCCGGCGCGGGGGCCTCCAATCTCAGCGACGGGGTGGGCGCTCTGGCCTTTCCGTGGCTGGCCACGCTGATTTCGACAAACCCGTTCGATCTTGCCCTTGTGGCCTTTGCCACCCGGCTGCCGTGGTTCCTGCTCTCGTTACCTGTCGGGGTCATCACCGACCGGGCGGATCGGCAACGGTTGATGGTGCGCGCGGATTTGGTGCGGATGGCGCTGGCCTTTGGCGTGGTGGCGCTGATTGCCGCCGGGCCGCCACTGCCAGCGGGCGAAAACGCCACTTGGATGATCGCGGCACTGGCCGGTCTCGCGTTCCTGATGGGCGCGGCGGAAGTCGTGCGTGACAATGCGGCGCAAACGGCTCTGCCATCCCTCGTGGAAAAGCGCGACCTGGAAACCGCGAATGGCCAGATCTGGAGCATCGAGCAGATTATGGGGAGCTTTGTCGGCCCGCCGCTTGCCGGTCTGCTGATCGCGCTGGCCGTGCCGGCCCCCTTCCTGTTCGAGGCAATCGGCTTCGCCTTGGCCGCCTTCGCCGTCTGGGCCATCGCCTTTCCACCACGCCTCAACCGGGGTCTGCCCGCCGGGTTCTGGGTGGAGCTGATCGAAGGTGCGAAGTGGATCAGGCAGCATGGCGTTCTCTTACAACTGGCCATCATGCTTGGGCTGATGAATGCTCTCTCACTGGCCGCGATGACCTATCTGGTGCTCTTTGCGCAGGATATCCTCGCGCTAGAGGCCGTGGGATATGGCATCCTGCTCACCGCCGGAGCGGCGGGCGGCGTCACAGGGGGCTCTGCGGCCCTTGGATCGCCGCGCGCCTCGGTCCGCAGCAAAGCGTGA
- a CDS encoding MFS transporter, with protein MILALFGMALPFSLLYLTSSALVVGAALFAGILFGMLWNVVTVSYRQRVVPDLLLGRVNSIYRFFGWGMMPLGALVGGAFMAWAEPEMGRELALRVLYLGVSGGLGLMFIYGLCCLRLPRK; from the coding sequence GTGATCCTCGCCCTCTTCGGCATGGCCCTGCCGTTCTCCCTGCTCTATCTCACGTCGTCCGCGTTGGTCGTGGGTGCCGCGCTTTTTGCAGGGATCCTGTTCGGCATGCTCTGGAATGTGGTCACCGTCTCTTACCGCCAAAGGGTCGTGCCTGACCTTCTGCTTGGGCGGGTCAACAGCATCTATCGGTTCTTCGGATGGGGCATGATGCCCCTCGGTGCCCTGGTGGGCGGGGCGTTCATGGCATGGGCCGAACCGGAAATGGGCCGGGAGCTTGCCCTGCGGGTGCTTTACCTCGGCGTTTCAGGCGGCCTGGGGTTGATGTTTATTTACGGTCTCTGCTGCCTGCGCCTGCCCCGGAAGTAA
- a CDS encoding FAD-dependent monooxygenase codes for MAHDADVLIVGGGLNGPCLALALAQAGFSSLVLDAQSTENRGADTFDGRSYALALASTKLLDALGLWEDLADHAQPILEVIASDGRAGEGPSPFFLHFDHAEIEEGPMGHMLEDRYLRQALLAAMEADPLVTHRPGARVIAQDTETGARVTLDDGTDLTARLLIGADGRQSGVAARAGIKRTGWDYGQTALVCAIAHEKPHNGIAHQFFMPPGPLAILPLPGNRSSIVWSETHEAAARINALPDADYLDALRPRFGDFLGGISLEGARFSYPLTLTLATSFVAPNLALVGDAAHGVHPIAGQGLNLGLRDVGALAEVLADAKRRGEDFGAIDVLERYQTWRRFDTAALAAGMDAVNKLFSNDNPLLRAGRDLGLGVVNALPGLRRRFIREAAGLTGDLPRLLRGRPL; via the coding sequence ATGGCACATGACGCAGATGTTCTGATTGTCGGCGGCGGCTTGAACGGCCCCTGCCTGGCGCTGGCCCTGGCGCAAGCGGGGTTTTCCAGCCTGGTTTTGGACGCGCAAAGCACCGAAAATCGAGGCGCAGACACGTTTGACGGGCGGTCTTACGCGCTGGCCCTGGCCTCGACCAAACTGCTGGATGCGTTGGGGCTTTGGGAGGATTTGGCCGATCACGCGCAGCCAATCTTGGAAGTCATTGCAAGCGATGGGCGGGCCGGCGAAGGGCCGTCGCCGTTTTTCCTGCATTTCGATCATGCGGAGATTGAAGAAGGCCCAATGGGCCATATGCTGGAAGATCGCTATCTGCGGCAGGCCCTGCTCGCCGCGATGGAGGCCGATCCTCTGGTCACACACCGCCCGGGCGCACGCGTCATCGCACAGGATACGGAAACAGGCGCGCGCGTCACGCTCGACGATGGCACCGACCTGACCGCACGGCTGCTTATCGGCGCCGATGGGCGGCAAAGCGGTGTGGCCGCGCGCGCCGGGATCAAACGCACCGGATGGGATTATGGGCAAACCGCGCTGGTCTGCGCGATTGCCCATGAGAAACCTCATAACGGCATCGCGCATCAGTTTTTCATGCCGCCCGGGCCGCTGGCAATCCTGCCGCTGCCCGGCAACCGTTCGTCAATTGTCTGGAGTGAAACCCATGAGGCCGCCGCGCGGATCAATGCGCTACCCGACGCAGACTATCTCGACGCGCTCCGCCCCCGGTTCGGCGATTTTCTGGGCGGGATCAGCCTTGAAGGCGCGCGGTTCAGCTATCCATTGACCCTGACGCTCGCCACCAGCTTCGTGGCCCCAAATCTGGCCCTGGTGGGGGACGCCGCCCATGGTGTGCACCCGATTGCGGGCCAAGGTCTGAACCTGGGCCTGCGCGATGTCGGCGCATTGGCCGAAGTGCTGGCGGATGCGAAACGGCGTGGCGAAGATTTTGGTGCCATTGATGTGCTGGAGCGCTATCAAACTTGGCGCCGCTTCGACACCGCCGCGTTGGCCGCCGGGATGGATGCGGTGAACAAGTTGTTCTCCAACGATAATCCGCTGCTGCGTGCCGGGCGTGATCTGGGTCTTGGCGTGGTGAATGCGCTGCCGGGTCTCCGGCGTCGGTTTATCCGCGAAGCCGCCGGGCTAACTGGCGATTTGCCGCGTCTGCTGCGCGGCCGTCCACTTTAG
- the ribA gene encoding GTP cyclohydrolase II, translating into MSLIPSPTELVARARADLRVGVPVVLADDSGAGILVLAAERVSEVRLADIRGLGGEMSVAITAWRAETLKARTYDGDLARLVLPSDADAAWLNAIADPAYDLQAPMKGPLQSLRTGEAGLHRLALLLAKSAQLLPAVLTSTVENARKLATEAGLTCLMARDAQNDLAAHHPLHPVAAARLPMEAAEAGRLHIFRPDNGGIEHYAIEIGRPDREAPVLARIHSACFTGDVLGSLKCDCGPQLHTALAEMGKAGAGVLLYLNQEGRGIGLANKMRAYSLQDQGFDTVEANHRLGFEDDERDFRLGADLLKRMGFGAVRLMTNNPRKVEIMAEMGIEVTERVPLITGTNRHNAHYLATKAAKSGHLL; encoded by the coding sequence ATGAGCCTGATCCCCTCGCCGACCGAACTTGTCGCCCGTGCCCGCGCCGATCTGCGCGTTGGTGTGCCCGTGGTTTTGGCCGATGACTCTGGTGCTGGCATATTGGTTCTCGCCGCTGAGCGGGTGAGCGAGGTGCGGCTCGCAGATATCCGCGGATTGGGCGGTGAAATGAGTGTCGCCATTACCGCATGGCGGGCGGAGACGTTGAAAGCGCGCACCTATGATGGGGATCTGGCGCGGCTTGTGTTGCCAAGCGACGCGGATGCGGCCTGGCTAAATGCGATTGCGGACCCGGCCTACGATCTGCAGGCGCCGATGAAGGGCCCGTTGCAAAGCCTCCGCACGGGAGAGGCCGGGCTTCATCGCTTGGCATTGCTGCTGGCAAAATCGGCACAGCTTTTGCCAGCCGTTCTGACCAGTACCGTAGAGAACGCACGCAAATTGGCCACTGAGGCTGGGCTGACTTGTCTGATGGCCCGTGATGCGCAGAACGATTTGGCCGCCCATCACCCGCTGCATCCCGTTGCCGCCGCGCGCCTGCCGATGGAGGCCGCCGAGGCGGGCCGGTTGCATATCTTCCGACCGGATAATGGCGGCATTGAACATTACGCAATCGAAATCGGTCGCCCCGACCGGGAGGCACCAGTTCTGGCGCGCATTCATTCGGCTTGCTTCACCGGAGATGTCCTGGGCTCGCTGAAATGCGATTGCGGGCCACAGCTTCACACCGCTCTGGCCGAGATGGGTAAAGCGGGCGCGGGCGTGCTGCTCTATCTCAACCAGGAAGGTCGTGGGATCGGGCTGGCCAATAAGATGCGCGCCTATTCCCTGCAAGATCAAGGGTTTGACACGGTCGAGGCCAATCACCGGTTGGGTTTTGAGGACGATGAACGCGACTTTCGCCTCGGCGCGGATTTGCTAAAACGCATGGGGTTTGGTGCCGTCCGCCTGATGACCAACAACCCGCGCAAAGTTGAGATCATGGCCGAGATGGGCATTGAGGTCACCGAACGTGTCCCGCTGATCACCGGCACCAACCGCCACAACGCGCATTATCTGGCGACCAAGGCCGCGAAGTCGGGGCATCTCTTGTGA
- a CDS encoding LON peptidase substrate-binding domain-containing protein: MMSSADLPDTLPVFPLPGALLLPRARLPLHIFEPRYLAMLDDTLKTRHRLIGMVQPRDLPGNADKRLHAIGCAGRITQFSETEDGRYMITLSGISRYRVTREVSGFSPYLKADVSWDGFEADRGGVERDESFNRPEFLDLLSRYFEALSLSTDWDSLKDAEDELLINSLSMLCPFEPEEKQALLEAPSLTTRRETVVTLIEFALRGGATEEVLQ, from the coding sequence ATGATGTCCTCAGCCGACCTTCCCGACACCCTTCCAGTGTTCCCACTTCCGGGCGCGCTGCTTTTGCCGCGCGCGCGTCTGCCGCTGCATATTTTCGAGCCGCGCTATCTCGCGATGCTGGATGATACGCTCAAAACCCGGCACCGTTTGATCGGCATGGTGCAGCCGCGCGACTTGCCGGGCAACGCTGACAAACGCCTTCACGCGATTGGGTGCGCGGGCCGGATCACGCAATTCTCGGAGACCGAGGATGGGCGCTACATGATCACGCTTTCTGGCATCTCGCGCTATCGCGTGACGCGCGAGGTCTCGGGGTTCAGCCCATATTTGAAGGCGGATGTATCTTGGGACGGGTTTGAGGCCGACCGGGGCGGCGTCGAGCGGGATGAAAGCTTCAACCGGCCCGAATTTCTCGACCTTCTCTCGCGTTATTTCGAAGCGCTGTCGCTGTCGACGGATTGGGACAGTCTGAAAGATGCGGAGGATGAGTTGTTGATCAACTCGCTGTCGATGCTCTGTCCGTTTGAGCCCGAAGAGAAGCAGGCGCTGCTGGAGGCGCCGTCCTTGACCACCCGCCGCGAAACCGTGGTGACACTAATCGAATTTGCGCTGCGCGGTGGCGCGACCGAAGAGGTTCTGCAATGA
- a CDS encoding DUF3576 domain-containing protein — translation MMFSGTARAFCAVLLVLSVAACSGRGGGLFGSGGLDNEMSPETREQLVEAGAIPDPNRRTIFDLFQNSADPNVTVEVNRYLWNASLEILDFMPIEAADPFSGVIVFGYGTPPGAGRAYRATVYVNDPALDARSLRVALQSRGGAVSRETARQIEDAILTRARQLRIRDGDL, via the coding sequence ATGATGTTTTCGGGAACGGCAAGAGCCTTCTGCGCGGTTTTGCTGGTTTTGAGTGTTGCAGCATGCTCGGGCCGAGGCGGTGGACTGTTCGGCTCCGGCGGCCTGGATAATGAGATGAGTCCCGAAACCAGGGAGCAGTTGGTGGAGGCCGGGGCCATACCCGACCCGAATCGCCGCACCATCTTTGATCTTTTCCAGAATAGCGCCGATCCGAATGTCACCGTCGAGGTGAACCGTTACCTGTGGAATGCGTCGCTTGAGATCCTGGATTTCATGCCCATTGAAGCGGCCGATCCCTTCTCGGGCGTTATCGTCTTTGGCTACGGCACCCCGCCGGGTGCTGGCCGCGCCTATCGCGCCACGGTTTACGTGAATGACCCCGCGCTCGATGCGCGCAGCCTGCGTGTCGCCCTGCAAAGCCGCGGCGGTGCCGTCAGCCGCGAAACCGCCCGCCAGATTGAAGACGCTATTCTCACCCGTGCCCGCCAGCTACGGATTCGCGATGGCGACCTCTAG
- a CDS encoding YggS family pyridoxal phosphate-dependent enzyme codes for MSLSEITEAISVAEAKAGRVPGSVRLIAVSKVQPEDRVADVLRQGHRLFGENRVQEAAGRWPPFQAQYPDISLHLIGPLQTNKARQAVEMFDAIHTLDRPKLARRFADLAQERGASPELLIQVNTGEEPQKAGILPGETDAFVAEARALDLPVTGLMCIPPIEEEASLHFALLAKLAERNGLPELSMGMSADFEKAIAFGATYIRVGSAIFGERVAPQA; via the coding sequence ATGTCACTTTCCGAAATCACGGAGGCCATTTCGGTTGCTGAAGCCAAGGCGGGCCGTGTGCCTGGATCGGTGCGCCTAATCGCGGTGTCGAAAGTGCAACCGGAGGATCGGGTCGCCGATGTCCTGCGCCAGGGTCATCGGCTTTTTGGTGAAAACCGGGTGCAGGAGGCCGCCGGGCGCTGGCCACCGTTTCAAGCGCAATACCCCGATATCTCTCTCCATCTGATCGGTCCGTTGCAGACCAACAAGGCGCGCCAAGCCGTTGAGATGTTCGACGCGATCCACACGCTCGACCGGCCGAAACTGGCGCGTCGCTTCGCGGATCTCGCGCAAGAGCGCGGTGCCTCTCCAGAGCTTCTGATCCAGGTCAACACCGGCGAAGAGCCGCAAAAGGCGGGCATTCTCCCCGGCGAAACCGATGCTTTTGTTGCCGAGGCGCGGGCGTTGGACCTGCCTGTCACCGGGCTGATGTGCATCCCGCCGATTGAGGAAGAGGCCAGCTTACATTTCGCGCTCTTGGCCAAGCTTGCCGAACGCAATGGTTTGCCGGAACTCAGTATGGGGATGAGCGCCGATTTCGAGAAGGCGATTGCGTTTGGCGCGACCTATATCCGTGTCGGCTCGGCGATATTTGGCGAGCGGGTCGCGCCGCAGGCTTGA
- a CDS encoding response regulator transcription factor produces MATLRKILLVDDDEDLREALSEQLVMTEEFDVFEAGNGTGAMERAKEAIYDLVILDVGLPDTDGRELCRLLRKQGVKCPILMLTGHDSDADTILGLDAGANDYVSKPFKFPVLLARIRAQLRQHEQSEDAVFQLGPYTFKPAMKLLETEDNKKIRLTEKETNILKFLYRAQDGVVARDILLHEVWGYNAGVTTHTLETHIYRLRQKIEPDPSNARLLVTESGGYRLVS; encoded by the coding sequence ATGGCCACTTTGCGAAAGATTCTGCTGGTCGACGATGACGAAGATTTGCGCGAGGCGTTGTCGGAACAACTGGTGATGACCGAAGAGTTCGACGTGTTCGAAGCCGGTAACGGCACCGGCGCGATGGAGCGCGCGAAAGAAGCGATCTATGATTTGGTGATCCTCGATGTGGGTCTGCCCGATACCGATGGGCGCGAGCTTTGCCGTTTGCTCCGTAAGCAAGGGGTGAAATGCCCGATCCTGATGCTGACCGGTCATGACAGTGATGCCGACACGATTCTGGGCCTCGACGCCGGTGCCAATGATTACGTCAGCAAGCCGTTCAAATTCCCGGTGCTCTTGGCGCGTATCCGTGCCCAGCTCCGCCAGCACGAACAGTCCGAAGACGCCGTGTTCCAGCTTGGGCCGTATACGTTCAAGCCTGCGATGAAGCTCTTGGAGACCGAGGACAACAAGAAAATCCGCCTGACCGAAAAAGAGACGAACATCCTGAAGTTCCTCTACCGCGCTCAGGATGGTGTTGTGGCCCGCGATATTCTTCTACACGAAGTCTGGGGCTACAATGCCGGTGTCACCACGCACACGCTTGAGACCCACATCTATCGCTTGCGGCAAAAAATCGAGCCAGATCCGTCAAATGCGCGGCTTTTGGTTACCGAAAGCGGCGGCTATCGGCTGGTCTCGTGA
- a CDS encoding porin has protein sequence MKKVLLATTALVLSTGLAAAQGVTLSGSAEMGIVGGDRDADGDPVNGALPSTDEVQFFQDLDVTFTMSGTTDNGLTFGASIDLDEGGDGSAASDNNYDDGGATVFLSGNFGTITMGDTDGALDWALTEAGNVGNPGSIDDAETSHAGYLGSYGDGAGDGQILRYDNTFGDFGIAISVEQDDTGLGDGVVGPASNDAGYAVGFRYNAELGGVDLALGLGYQTADFAGVEQNIIGVSVAATFAGGFEAGIQYSDWENRDEIGGVDDTHIGIGVGYSFDAFSIHANYGEFDSGAEGFGLAAAYDLGGGAGIHLGYGSSDEDGFSTDFWSLGVAMSF, from the coding sequence ATGAAAAAGGTTCTCTTGGCTACCACAGCGCTGGTCCTCTCGACCGGTCTGGCAGCCGCACAAGGCGTGACGCTCAGCGGCTCCGCCGAAATGGGTATCGTCGGTGGCGACCGTGATGCGGACGGCGATCCGGTAAACGGCGCTCTTCCAAGCACCGATGAGGTTCAGTTCTTCCAGGATCTGGATGTAACCTTCACCATGTCCGGCACCACCGATAACGGCCTGACCTTTGGCGCGTCGATTGACCTGGACGAAGGTGGCGACGGCTCCGCTGCATCGGACAACAACTATGATGACGGCGGCGCGACTGTGTTCCTGTCGGGTAACTTCGGTACGATCACCATGGGTGACACCGACGGTGCTCTGGACTGGGCGCTGACCGAGGCTGGCAATGTTGGCAACCCGGGTTCCATCGACGATGCGGAAACCTCGCACGCCGGTTATCTCGGTTCGTATGGTGACGGTGCTGGCGACGGCCAAATCCTGCGCTACGACAACACCTTTGGTGATTTCGGGATCGCGATCTCGGTTGAGCAAGACGATACTGGCTTGGGCGACGGTGTTGTTGGCCCCGCTTCTAACGATGCCGGCTATGCTGTTGGTTTCCGTTACAATGCTGAGCTTGGCGGTGTCGACCTGGCCCTCGGCCTGGGTTATCAGACTGCCGATTTCGCTGGCGTTGAGCAGAACATCATCGGTGTGAGCGTTGCGGCGACTTTCGCAGGTGGCTTCGAAGCTGGAATCCAGTATAGCGACTGGGAAAACCGTGACGAGATCGGGGGCGTTGATGATACCCACATCGGCATCGGTGTCGGTTACTCCTTCGACGCGTTCTCGATCCATGCCAACTACGGTGAGTTCGACAGCGGTGCGGAAGGTTTCGGCCTGGCAGCAGCTTATGACCTGGGCGGCGGCGCTGGCATCCACCTCGGTTACGGCTCCTCTGATGAGGACGGTTTCAGCACCGACTTCTGGTCGCTCGGTGTTGCAATGTCCTTCTAA
- a CDS encoding L,D-transpeptidase family protein, whose translation MTPEDLVLTPMGIRFQNRVFPCSIGRGGVSDEKREGDGATPAGGHRIVGCLYRADRIARPCEWALPIGPRDLWSDDPADAAYNLMVRAPYAHSHERLCRADPLYDLILLTDWNWPDATPGQGSAIFLHQWRRPGFPTEGCIAFDRADLHWITRRIAPGTKLSIPA comes from the coding sequence GTGACACCGGAGGATCTGGTGCTGACCCCGATGGGCATCCGGTTTCAGAACCGGGTGTTTCCCTGTTCCATCGGGCGTGGCGGGGTCAGTGACGAAAAACGTGAAGGTGATGGCGCGACCCCGGCAGGGGGTCATCGGATTGTCGGCTGTCTCTATCGGGCAGACCGGATCGCGCGACCTTGCGAATGGGCCCTGCCGATTGGCCCGCGCGATCTATGGTCTGATGATCCCGCGGATGCGGCTTATAACCTAATGGTTCGCGCGCCATATGCTCATAGTCACGAACGCCTCTGCCGTGCCGATCCGCTCTACGACTTGATCTTGCTGACCGATTGGAATTGGCCAGATGCGACCCCCGGCCAAGGGTCGGCAATCTTCCTGCATCAATGGCGGCGGCCTGGCTTCCCAACCGAAGGATGCATCGCGTTTGACCGCGCCGATCTACATTGGATCACCCGGCGGATCGCGCCGGGCACGAAGCTCAGCATTCCAGCCTGA
- a CDS encoding exodeoxyribonuclease III, with amino-acid sequence MSFTLATWNINSVRLRAELVTKLLRDEGPEVLCLQECKSPVEKIPVEVFAAAGYGHMVARGQKGYNGVAILSKLPLEDAGHRDFVGKGDARHVAAKLENGVTVHNFYVPAGGDEPNREKNEKFGHKLDFLTEMRDWFHGETPEKSILVGDLNIAPREDDVWSHKQLLKVVSHTPIEVEHLAQVQDSAGWVDVTRKDIPEGVLYSWWSYRARDWDAADKGRRLDHVWATPDIANASHSSRVLRHVRGWEKPSDHAPVFATFDL; translated from the coding sequence ATGTCTTTCACGCTTGCCACCTGGAATATCAACTCCGTTCGGCTTCGGGCCGAGCTTGTTACCAAGCTTTTGCGCGACGAAGGGCCGGAGGTGCTCTGCTTGCAGGAGTGTAAGTCGCCGGTTGAGAAGATTCCGGTCGAAGTGTTTGCCGCCGCTGGATATGGCCACATGGTGGCGCGCGGACAGAAGGGATATAACGGCGTCGCGATCCTGTCGAAGCTGCCACTCGAGGATGCCGGGCACCGGGATTTCGTTGGTAAGGGCGATGCGCGCCACGTGGCCGCGAAGCTCGAAAACGGCGTTACGGTGCATAATTTCTATGTCCCGGCCGGGGGCGATGAGCCGAACCGCGAGAAGAACGAGAAATTCGGCCATAAGCTCGATTTCCTGACGGAGATGCGGGATTGGTTCCATGGTGAGACGCCCGAGAAGAGCATTCTTGTGGGCGACCTCAATATTGCACCGCGTGAGGATGATGTCTGGTCCCACAAGCAATTGCTCAAGGTGGTGAGCCATACGCCGATCGAAGTGGAGCATCTGGCGCAAGTGCAAGACAGTGCCGGATGGGTCGATGTGACCCGCAAAGATATCCCCGAGGGTGTGCTTTATTCCTGGTGGTCTTATCGCGCGCGAGATTGGGACGCTGCAGATAAGGGCCGCAGGCTCGATCACGTTTGGGCAACGCCGGATATCGCAAACGCGTCGCACAGTTCGCGCGTTTTGCGCCATGTGCGCGGATGGGAGAAACCCTCCGATCACGCGCCGGTTTTTGCGACCTTCGATCTCTAG
- a CDS encoding Trm112 family protein — protein MTPAAQADRRMLEALVCPLTHAPLSYDAEAQELISKAAHLAFPIRNGIPILLEEEARKID, from the coding sequence ATGACCCCCGCTGCTCAGGCCGATCGCCGGATGTTGGAGGCCCTGGTTTGCCCCCTGACCCATGCGCCGCTCAGCTATGATGCGGAGGCGCAGGAGTTGATCTCCAAAGCCGCGCATCTGGCCTTCCCGATCCGCAACGGGATTCCGATTCTCTTGGAAGAAGAAGCTCGGAAGATCGACTAA